In Pseudomonadales bacterium, the sequence CCGACGATTGGATCGGCGCCCGGAGTCACCAGATTCGAAGAGAGACCACCATTGCCTGACGAGGCAAAGGAGGTGGCGCCAGCGGTGGCGGAGACGTAGCTTGCCGTTCCGCCGTCTGACGAGAACTGCCAGCCATCCAGGTTGCCATTTTCGAAACCGCCATTCGTGAACATCACGCCGGCCATTGCAGGGGCTGCAATCAGCATGGCCGAAAGCGACAGTGCTGCTTTTTTGATTACCATTTTTTTGCTCCTCAGTTACTTGACTCTGGGAATGGATCCCGCCCAAGAGAGGCCACGATGTCATCAGGTTTGATTTGCCACCGTACCGCACTCAGCAGTCATATAAGCACTAACCGTGCCACACTGAATAAAATGGTTATTTTTCTTTTTTATTACAATATGTTGTGTTAAAAATTTCAAGACTCATAAGGTTTTTTGAGGTGGTGTCTTAAGCAAAGTGTAAAATATGTTGACAGGCGGTGGGCTGTTGCAGCGCACCACGCCCGGGTCGAATTTCAGCAGGGAGTGATCCGGGCAACCCTGCCTACAACCCCTTGCAGTAGACCTGCGAGTTGCGCTGGTAGTTGTAGAGCGAGCGCTTCTCATCCGGCAGGTCGTCGACGGTGGCCGGGACAAAGCCGCGCTCGCGGAACCAGTGGGCGGTGCGGGTGGTGAGGACGAAGAGCCGGGCGATGCCCTGCTGGCGGGCGCGCTTTTCGATCTGCTCGAGCAGCAGGTCGCCGCGTTCGCCGCTGCGGTAGTCGGGGTGGACGACGACGCAGGCCAGTTCGCCGCTGTGGCCATCACTGAAGGGGTAGAGCGCGGCGCAGCCGATGACGCTGCCATCGCGGTCGATGACGCTGAACTGGCCGATCTCCTCTTCGAGCCGCTCGCGCGAGCGGCGCAGCAGGGTGCCATCCTCTTCGAGCGGGCGGATCAGCTCGATGATGCCGGCGACATCGTCGATCAGGGCCGGGCGAATCTTCTCGTAACGCTCATGGCTGATCAGCGTGCCGGCGCCGTCGCGGGTGAAGAGTTCGCGCAGCAGCGCGCCATCCTCGCCAAAGCCGATGAGGTGGCTGCGCTGCACGCCGGCGCTGGAGGCGTGCAGGCAGCCACGCAGCGCCGGGCTCGATGTCAGGCTGGCGTCATCGAGCCGCTGGCGAATCTCGCTCGGCGTCAGTTCGCGCAGCAACTGGCCGTCGCGGTCGAGCACGCCCGGTTTTTCGCTGTAGGCGATCAGCTTGTCGGCGCGCAGCGCGATGGCGGTTTCGGCGGCCACCTGCTCGAACGAGAGGTTGAAGATTTCGCCGGTCGGCGAGTAGCCGAGCGGCGACAGCAGCACCACCTCGCCCGCTGCCAGATGGCGGTGAATCGCTGCATGGTCGATGCCGCGCACCTCGCCGGTGTGGTGAAAGTCGATGCCGTCATGCACGCCATGCGGCTTGGCAGTGACGAAGTTGCCGCTGATGACGCCGAGCCGCAGCCGCTGCTGCGATGACTGCGACAGCAGCGCCTCGATCTCGCTGCGCAGAATGCCAACCGCCTGCTTCACCGCTTCGAGCAGCTCGAGGGTGGTGATGCGCAGGTGGTCATGGAACTGGCTGCGCAGGCCGCGCTGTTCGAGCGCCGCCTCGATCTGCGGTCGCGCGCCATGGACGATCACCAGCCGCACGCCGAGGCTGTTCAGCAGGGCGATGTCCTGCACGATGTGGATGAAGTTGGCGTGGGCGACGGTCTCGCCGCTCAGCATCAGCACGAAGGTGCGGCCGCGGTGGGCATTGATGTAGGGCGATGAGTGGCGGAACCACTTTACATAGTCGATGTCGCTGCCGTTCACGGCCTCTCTCTTCAGCGGGTGGTGGCGGGGGCCAGACAGAGCTGGCCGATCAGATCGGTGAGCAGGTCGACGCAGGGGCGGATGGCATCCAGCGCCAGGAACTCATCGGGCTTGTGGGCGCAGTCGATCTCGCCGGGGCCGAACACCACCGTCTCCAGCCCCAGTTCGGTCAGAAAGGGCGCCTCGGTGCCGAAGGCGACCGCCTCGCTGGCGTGGCCGGTGAGCCGCTCCAGCAGTCGCACCAGCCCGGCGTCGGCGGCGGTCTCGAAGGCGGGCAGACCGGGGAACAGCGGCTGAAAGTCGATCGGCATGCCGAGCTGCCGGCTCAGCCGGTCGAGCCGCTCGCCGATCATCTGCCGCACGGTGTCGATCTGCATGCCTGGCAGCAGGCGCAGGTCGAACTGCAACTCGCAGTCGCCGCAGATGCGGTTGGGGTTGTCGCCGCCATGGATGCAGCCGAGGTTGAGCGTCGGCGTCGGCACCGCGAAGGCCGAGTTGTGGAACTGCGCGCCCAGCTCATCGCGCAGCTCGAGCAGCAGCGTGATCACCTGCTGCATCCCTTCGATCGCATTGCGCCCCAGCGCCGGATCGGAGGAGTGGCCGGCCTGACCGACCACCCGCACCGACTCCATGGTGATGCCCTTGTGCAGCCGCACCGGCCGCAGGCCAGTCGGTTCGCCGATCACCGCGTGGCGGCCGCGCGGCCGACCCAGCGCGACCAGTTGGCGGGCGCCGCACATGCTGCTCTCTTCGTCGGCGGTGGCGAGAATGATCAGCGGCGCGTTCAGCTTCTGCCCGGCAAACTGGCGTGCGGCCTCGATCGCCAGCGGAAAGAAGCCCTTCATGTCGCAGCTGCCCAGGCCATGCAGACGGCCTTCGCGCTCGGTCAGCCGGAACGGATCGGAGCGCCACAGTTCAGGGTCGCAGGGCACGGTGTCGGTGTGGCCGGCCAGCACCAGGCCGCCGGGACCGCTGCCGAGGGTGGCGATCAGGTTGCGCTTGGCGGCGCCGCCGGGACCGCGGCCGGCCTCGGTCACTTCGATGGCAAAGCCGAGGCGGTCGAGCCAGTCGGCCAGCAGCTCGATCACCGCGCCATTGCCGAGGTCATGCGCCGCGCTGGTGGCGCTGACCGACGGGGTGGCGACCAGTTGCGCGAGCTGTTCGGTGAGTGAGGGCAGGTGGCGCAGGCGCATGGTGGATTCCGGCCGATGGATGTCGCCATTCTGCCCAGTTTGGTGCGGGCGGTCCATGCGCCGCGGCGCTACACTTGCAGCAGGCTCATTGGTTAAGCTGCCCGCTCATGCCCTCATCATTGCAAGGTCCCGTGCCCATGAAGTCGAGTGAATCGCTGTCGCAGTCGGCCGACCGGAAGCTCGATCTGCGCCGGCTGCTCGAAGCATTGCAGGCGCAGGGTCGGCTCAGCCGGTCCGACTTCGAGCAGGCGCTCGGCAAACCGCGCGATCAGGCTGCCGTGGCGCTGCATCCGCTGGTCTGGATTGCCCGCCAGCAGTATGGCGATGCGCAGCAGAGTGGCCGGACGCTCGATCTGGAGACCTTGACGCAGTGGCTGGCGCAGCAGATTCCCGACCAGCAGTACTACCACATCGATCCGCTGAAGATCGATGTGGCGGCCATCACCGAGGTGATGTCGTTCGCCTTCTCGCAGCGCCACCAGATTCTGGCGGTCGAGGTCCAGCCGCAGGAGGTGGTGGTGGCCAGCGCCCAGCCGCTGGTGCAGGGCTGGGAGCCCGACCTCGCCCATGTGCTGCGCAAGCCGATTCGCCGGGTGGTGGCCAACCCCGAAGAGATCGAGCGGCTGTCGGTCGAGCTCTACACGCTGGCGCGCTCGGTCAACAGCGCCTCGGCGCGCGGCGCCGGGCCGAGCCATCCGGGCCTTGGCAACCTCGAACAGCTGCTCGAAATCGGCCAACTGAAATCGCCCGATGCCAACGACCAGCACATCGTCAACATCGTCGACTGGCTGCTGCAATATGCCTTCGACCAGCGCGCCAGCGACATCCACATCGAGCCGCGCCGCGACGTCGGCAACCTGCGCTTTCGCATCGATGGCGTGCTGCACACCGTCTATCAATTCCCCAGCGCGGTCACCGCTGCCGTCACCAGCCGGCTCAAGGCGCTCGGGCGGCTCAACGTCGCCGAAAAACGCAAGCCGCAGGATGGCCGGCTGAAGACCCGCGCCCCGGCCGGCAACGAGGTCGAGCTGCGCATCTCCACGCTACCGACCGCCTTTGGCGAAAAGATGGTGCTGCGCATCTTCGACCCCGAAGTGCTGCTGCGCAGCTTCGCCCAGCTTGGGCTCACCGCCGACGATTTCACCCGCTGGGAGGGGATGATCAACCAGCCGAACGGCATCGTGCTGGTCACCGGCCCGACCGGTTCGGGCAAGACCACCACCCTCTACTCCAGCCTCAAGCGCCTCGCCACCCCCCAGGTCAACCTCTGCACCATCGAAGATCCGATCGAGATGATCGAGCCCACCTTCAACCAGATGCAGGTGCAGCACAACATCGACCTCAGCTTCGCCTCCGGCGTCCGTGCGCTGCTGCGGCAGGATCCGGACATCATCATGATCGGCGAGATCCGTGACCTCGAAACCGCCGAGATGGCGATCCAGGCCGCGCTGACCGGCCACCTGGTGCTGTCGACGCTGCACACCAACGACGCCCCCACCGCCGTCACCCGCCTGCTCGAGCTGGGCGTGCCGCCCTACCTGGTCAAGGCGACGCTGATTGGCGTCATGGCCCAGCGGCTGGTGCGGATACTCTGTCCGCACTGCAAACGGGCCGAACCGCTCGATCTCGACGCCTGGCAGGCACTGATCCACCCCTTCAAGGTCAATCCACCGGCGCGGATGTGCGTGCCGGTCGGCTGTCTGGAGTGCCGCGAAACCGGTTTTCTCGGCCGTGAAGGCATCTACGAAATTCTGACGCTGAGCGATCTGGTCAGAGAGCAGATCACCGCCCAGTGCGACCTGACCGCCCTGCGCCACATGGGACTGCGCGAGGGGATGCACACGCTGCGCCTCTCCGGCGCCCGCAAGGTGGCGGCCGGCCTCACCACCGTCGCCGAGGTGCTGCGGGTCACGCCCAACGAGATGCGCGGCTGAGACCGGGAGCGCAGGCTGCTCCTCTGATCAGCAAAGGGGGTGTTGGGTGCGTGCCTGATTCTGGTGGGCGGAGGAAAACAGTTCGAGTCTGAGTCCATTTTTCCTTTCCCTTTGCGATTCGTCATTACTCCGGTACATGGCCAGCTTCGCGCTGATGCCGGATGGCAAGAACAAGAACGATGTCCTGCTCCACCTCGTGGCTGTATAACGCAAGGTAACCAGACTTGCCGCGAGAGATGACAAGCTCTCGCAACGCCTGCTCCGCAGGGCGTCCGATCAGTGGATGGTTTGCCAGGACTTGCATCGCTTCGGTGATGAGCCCCACCGTCTGTACAGCGCTTTCTGGATCAGCCTCGACGAGAAAGTCAGTGAGTCGATCAAGATCAGCCAGCGCTCGCGCGGTGTAGATCACGCGCGCCAAGAGTGGGCTCTTGGCTTGGGGAGAGACTTGCCTTGTGCGCGGGCTTGCAGATAAGCATGAACATCCTCAGATGCGTATCCCTCGCCAGATTTGATGGCTTCTTCTCGCGAAGCGATTGCATCGGTCACGAACCGTGCCCGCCTTTGCGCATTTGCAGCAGCGGTGCGGATTGCATCAACCATGAACGCATGCGGGGTGATGCCTTGCTGCTTGGCGGCAGCGACAGCAAGCTGCTTTACATCATCAGGGATTTTTAATGACGTCGTAGACATGGCCGGGCCTCAGGGAAGGTGTCACCATGGTAACATCGCTTGGGAAATCGCGACAGATTGGTCCGGCGCCACTGCCCGCAGTGTGCATCGTGCGGCGCTGCTGGAGTGGCCCAGTGCGGCAAACGAAAAAGCCCGCAAGCGTGAACTGCTTGCGGGCTTTTGACGTGGTTGGCGGAGCGGACGGGGCTCGAACCCGCGACCCCCGGCGTGACAGGCCGGTATTCTGACCAACTGAACTACCGCTCCGGAACGGTGCGCGCTTGGTGGGTGGAGAGGGATTCGAACCCCCGACATTCGCCTTGTAAGGGCGACGCTCTACCAACTGAGCTATCCACCCAGCAGCGCAAGAAGAGGGGCATTCTACGGAAAATCACCTCTCTGTCAATTGGAGCTTCGGCTGTTATGAGCGAATATGAGCGAAGAGGCTGGTCGGATCGGAAACGTAGAGGGCAGCCGGGCGCGACTGTATAATCGCCGCCCTTTTGCTGGGCTGGACGATGGAGATCTACAAAGAGTTTGTTTTCGAAGCGGCGCATCGGCTGCCGGCGGTGCCTGCCGGGCACAAATGCGGGCGGCTGCATGGGCACTCGTTCCGGGTGCGCGTCGTGGTGGAGGGGAGGCCCGATCCAGTCAGCGGCTGGCTGATCGATTTTGCCGAGATCAAGGCACGCTTTGCGCCGCTTTATGCGCAGCTCGATCACAACTATCTGAATGAGATTCCGGGGCTGGAGAATCCGACCAGCGAGCAGTTGGCGATCTGGATCTGGCAGCGGCTGAAGCCGCTGCTGCCGGCGCTGTGTCGCGTCGAGCTGCAGGAGACCTGCACGTCGGGCTGCATTTACAGCGGCGTCTGATTCAGCGCGGCTGGGGTCTGGTTTCGCCGGTGAGGTCGTGGGTGACCGGCTGGATGCCAGCCTGCCGATAGGCGCGAAACCGTTGCCGCGACAGCTCACGCTGGAGTGGATCGCTGGTGACGATTTCGGCCACGCGGTTGAAGCCGACAAAGCCGCCGGGCAGTGCATCGGTCAGGTTGATCAGCAGGTCGTCGCAGCGATCGAGCCGGATGCGGTCGTCGAGGAAGATTCGCTGCCCCTCATCGGCCATCTGCTCGCCATGCGGCAGAAAGCTCTCGGCCCGAAAACTCCACAGCAGTGCGTCGAGCTTTGCCCGCTGCGGTTGATCGCTGATCAGCAGCAGGATGGCGTGGCCGAGGCGATGGGCTTTCTCCACCAGACGACAGACGAACAGGTCGCGGGCATGCGGGCTGCCCTCGGCCAGCAGGTAGAAGTCGACCTGGGTGGACACCGTCAGGGCTGCGCTTCCGCCTGATCCAGCAGGTAGTGGAGCAGGGCAGGCACTGGGCGCCCGGTCGCTCCCTTCTCTTTGCCACCGCTGATCCAGGCGGTACCGGCGATGTCGATGTGGGCCCAGGGATACTTCTCGGTGAAGCGGGAGAGAAAGCAGGCGGCGGTGATGCTGCCAGCCGAGCGGCCACCGACGTTGGCCAGGTCGGCGAAGTTGCTCTCCAGCGCTTCTTCGTACTCTTTCCACAATGGCAGTGACCAGAGCCGGTCGTGGGTGGCTTCGCCGCTGGCGGTCAGGGCTGCGGTCAGCGCCTGATCGTTGCTGAACAGGCCGCTGGCATGGTGGCCGAGCGCCACGACGCAGGCGCCGGTCAGGGTGGCGATGTCGATCACCGCCTTGGGGTTGTAGCGTTCGGCATAGGTGAGGGCATCACACAGGACCAGACGCCCTTCGGCATCGGTGTTGAGCACTTCGATGGTCTTGCCGGAGAGGCTGGTGATGACATCGCCCGGCTTGAGGGCAGTGCCACTGGGCAGGTTCTCGCTGGCGGCGATGATGCCGACCAGGTTGATGGGTGCCTTCAGTTCGGCGATGGCCTGCATCACGCCCAGCACACTGGCGGCGCCGCACATGTCGAACTTCATCTCGTCCATGGCTGCGCCGGGTTTGAGGCTGATGCCGCCACTGTCGAAGGTGATGCCCTTGCCGACCAGCACATGGGGGGCGCTGTCTTCGGTGGCGCCCCGATATTCGAGAATGATCAATTTGGGCGGTTGTGCGCTGCCGGCTGCGACCGCCAGCAGGGCGCCCATTCCCAGGGCTTTCATCTCCTTGGCATTGAGCACCTTGAGTGACAGCGCATCGTGCGCCTGTGCCAATTGCTTGGCTTGGTCGGCGAGGTAACTGGGGGTGCAGAGGTTGGGCGGGAGGTTGCCGAGCTCCCTGGCCAGGGCAACGCCATGGGCCATCGCGCTGCTCTGATTGATCAACTGTTCGCACTGCGATGGACTGATCAGGTCGCTGCGTTGCAGCGTGATTTTTTTCAATTTCTGCTTGTCATCGGGCTTGTTGCTGCCCTTGGTGGCCTGGTATTGGTAGCGGGCCGTTTCGGCACCGAGGATGATCTGCCGCACCATCCAGGCTTGATCATGTCCCGCCACCTCGAGGCCGTCGAGGCTCCACAGCAGGCTTTTGGCGGTGGTCGCCTTGGCTTGGCCGATCACGCTTCTGATGATCGACAGAAAATCCCTGGCGCTGATCTGCGCCTTTTCGCCCTGCGCCAGCAGCAACAGCCGTTCGGCCTTGAGTCCGGGCACCTGATGCAGCAGCAGGCTCTTGCCGGCCTTGTCGGGCAGATCACCCTGTTTCAGTATGGCGCCGATCCACTCCTGGGTCTGTGGTGGAAGCCGCTTGATTGCCGCACTGGGTTGCAGTTTTGGCAGCAGACCGAGAACCAGCATGCCGGCGGCTTGCTGCTCCGGAGCGGCTTTGGTGATCTTGTATTCCATGGGTACTCCAGGAGGAGGAAGAGAAAACGGCTGGATGGTATCGAGGGCGACCAATGCTAATCGAGCCTCCGGGCGCCAACAAGCGTCTTGAATCCATGCAGTGTAGAATGGCGGCTCTTCGACCACTCTGGCAGTGCGACGCCTCTTTTGATTCTACTTCGCTATCTATTCCGGCAACTGGTTGGCGCCACTGTCGCGATCAGCTCGATTCTGCTGCTGGTGGTGATCAGCAGCCGTCTGAGCCGCTATCTGGCCGATGCCGCCAGTGGCAAGCTGGCGCCCGATCTGCTGTTCGCGATGATCGGTTACCGCATTCCCGGTGTGCTCGAGGTGGTGCTGCCGCTCGGGTTTTTTCTCGGTGTGCTGCTCACCTATGGCCGGCTTCATGTCGATCGCGAGATGACCGCGCTGGCCGCCTGCGGCTTCAGCGAACGGCGGTTGCTGCTCTACACCCTGTTGCCGGCACTGCTGACGATGGTGGCGACCGCCGCCGTCACGCTGCTGTACAACCCCTGGGGTGCTGCCAAGGCCGAGCAGCTGCTGCATCGGCAGTTGGCCAGCAATCAGTTCGATGCATTGACCAGTGGCCGCTTTCAGACTGACCCCCACAGCGGACGGGTGATCTACATCGGCCAGAGCGAAAACGGAGATCTGCGCGAAGTGTTCGTGGCTGAACGCCTTGCCGATGTCTCGCAGCACAGGGGTGCAGTCGATGATGCACCGGTGGTGGTGGTCGCCACCGCTGGCCGACTCGACTACGACCCGGCCACCGAGCAGCGTTATCTGCATCTGCAGGCCGGGACCCGCTACCAAGGCTGGCCGGGTGAACCACAGATGCGCGTGACCGACTTTGCCGAACTGGGGCTGCGCATCGCCACTGCCACTGGCGAATATCAGGTCCGCAAGCTTGATTCGATCCCCACGGCGCAGTTGTTCGACAGCCACGAAGCCAGCGCCGCGGCCACACTGCTCTGGCGTCTTTCCCCCCCACTGATGGCACCGATCATGGTACTGATCGCCCTGCCCTTGTCGCGAGTTGATCCACGACAGGGTCGCTTCGCCCGCTTTTTGCCCGCCATGCTGATCTACTTCACCTATCTGATTCTGCTCACCACGCTGCGTGATCTGGCGGCCGAGCGGGGCAAACTGCCGCCGATGGTGATCTGGGCAGTGCATGGGCTGTTTCTCGCTGCCGGTGTATGGATGAGTCTGCTCGGGAGCGGGCGCGCTTTTCTTCAAAGTGGCCGAGCCAGAGCAACCCGATGAGCAGGCTGAGCTGTTTCAACCGCTATCTGTTCAGGCAGCTGACGCAGACCACTCTGGTCGTCATTCTGGTGATCGCCGGGCTCGACCTGCTGTTTGCGTTGCTGGGGGAGATGGAAGATCTCAGTGAAAACTACCATTTGAGTGATGCATTGCTCTTCGTGGCCATGACCTCGCCCAGGCAACTGTACGAGGTGACGCCGTTCTGTCTGCTGATCGGCGTGCTGATCGGGCTGGGCAACCTGGCCCGGCAGAGTGAATTGGTGGTGATGGGCAGCGCGGGTGTCTCGAATTGGGGAATCGCCTGGTCGGCCTGCCGTCCGGTATTGCTGTTCATGGTGGCGACGACCCTGCTGGGAGAGTGGGTGGCCCCGGCTGCCGAACAGGCCGCACAGAACTGGCGAGCGCAGCTCAATGGCGACGGCCTTGGGCGTGCGGGCGAGGGGACCTGGTTGCGTGATGGTCCTGATTTCGTCTACTTCAGTGCCATCACCGCGCAGGGCGACCTGCTGGGTGTGACCCGTTACCAGTTCGATCAGGAGCGCCAGTTGGTTCGTCTCAGTCATGCGCAACGGGCCTCCTACGCCGAGGGGCGATGGCAGCTCGACCAGGTGGCCGCCACCTGGCTGACGGCGGAGCAGAGTCAGAGCGAGCAGCTGGCACAACAGGCTTGGCCAAGCACCTTCACTCCGGCGCTGCTGCAGGTGCTGGCACTGAAACCGGATCGACTTTCGGCCATCGAGCTCTACCGCTATGCCGTTCACCTCGATCAGCAGCGGCTGGAGTCGGCGCCGCACTGGCTGGCATTCTGGAAGCGGCTGTTTCAGCCGGCGGCAACCCTGGCGCTGGTGCTGATTGGAATTTCGTTCGTTTTCGGGCCGCTGCGCGAATTGACGATGGAGACGCGGGTCTTTGCCGGGATTGCGGTAGGCGTGGTGTTTCATTTCGCCCAGAACATCCTGGGGCCGGCCAGCATCGTGTTTCAGTTTTCGCCGATCTGGGCGGCGGCACTGCCACCATTGCTCTGTCTGCTGTTTGCGTTGCGTTGGTTGAGGCGCGCTGGCTGAACGCTATCCGCCGCGCTTTTTCCTCTTCTTCTCCGGCTTGGGCAGTTGGACCACCAGCGAAGATGACAGCCGGTCATGCCAGGTCATCCGGTCGCGGTCGACCAGCATCCAGCCATAGCCCAATCCGAGACAGAGCAGCGAAAACAGTGCCCCAAAGAAGCGCAGTACCGCTTGGGGCAGCCTGATGGTCGAGCCATCGCTGTTCTGAATGCGCAGACGCCAGGCCTGCATGCCGAGGGTCTGTCCATGTCGGGTCCAGAAATAGGCAAAAAAGCCGAAGGTCGAAATCAGCAGAATGCTCTGATAGAGCGCCCCCCGCGCCGCCACCTTGCCGGCGGCCAGCGTATCGCCCTGCAGTTGCAGCGCAATGAAGATGTAGGCAGCAGTGATACACATCAGCAGCGCAACGACCAGCAGCGTGTCGTAGAGCATCGCGCCCAGGCGGCGCAGCAGCCCTGCCGGGGGATAGGAAGAGGGAGGCATTGCTGTTCCGGGATTCCTGAGCGGGTCGTCGAGGCGCCGCATGGTAGCAAAATTGCGATCGGCGAAAAAAGCCGCCGACGGTTGGCATTCGGGTCGAGTCTTCGGCCTTGCTGGAACCGCAAGGATGTTATAGTTGGCCACTGTAAATAGGCCTGCAGCGAGACGAGAGGTTTTGGGGCGATTGGTCATGCACTTCAGCCAGCGTCAACTCATCGATCAATTGCGCAGTGAGGTGATCAGCCAGGTCACCTCAGCGGTGCAGCGCACCTTTGAACAGATCGAAGAGAAGGTCTTTGAAAAAGCCGAACAGGCGCGCAGCAACCAGGAGCAGGCCGCCGTTTTTGATGACTTGCGAGAGATTCGTTTCCGCTGGCCGATGGTAACGGAGCACTTTCTGGAGGGGGTGAGCGAACAGATCAACCGGTTTGCGCGCAATCAGCCACTGCCGCCGATCGGTGGGCGACCGGCTGCGACCGGCGGTGGCCTGTCACTGGTGGATGAACATGTGCTCAATGAAGAGATCATCATTGGCAACATGGTTCAAAGCGCCAATGCGCAGTTCCATCAGTCGATCCATGCCCTGAATCAGCGCCTGGCACTCCTATCGCAGGGCCGAAAGCTCGAAGAGTGTGACAACCCCTTTGGCCCGGAGCGGCTCGGAGAGGCTTGCCGTGGTGCTGTCCGCTTGCTCAATCTTTCCGAAGAGATCAGGCAACTGGTTTTGAAATCCTTCGGCACCGAGGTGCTCGAGAGGCTGGGCCGGCTGTATGACCGCTGCAACGACCTGCTGATCGAGGCGGACATTCTGCCGAATCTGGCTTTTGAAGTCCGCCGTCTGCATGGAACGAGCGGCAGTTCGCAGCGGCCATCGACCGAAGAGAGCGCTGAGGCATCTGATTCGCTTCAGGAGCGGGTGTCGCAGCCCTCCGGTTTCGATGCCCGTCCCACATCGCCGTCGGAGCTGTTTGCCCAGGTTCAGTCGATGCTGGCGCAGCCGGTACCCTTGGTCCCGGAGCCCATGGCGATGATGACCGGGGCTGCTGCGCACCCGGCAATGGATCCGGCACTGGCCTATTCGACAGGCGGGGTGCCGATGCCCGCAGTGCAATTCGTGTCTTCCGCGATGGCTGCGGTGCCCGGTGGGGGGCAATCAGCGGCCATGGCAGGAGCGCCGCCGTTGATGTCGGCGCCATCGCTGCGCAGCATGGGGTCGATGCGCCCGGATGGCGTGGCACTGGTGGGCGATGGTGCCAGTTACACGCCTCACCAATTGGCGCAGACGGTCGATCAGATTCAGCATCACCAGTATCAATCTGCCGCTCAGGTCGACCATGCGCAACTGCTGACGGTCGAAGCAGTCAAGCGCCAGCTGCTGGAGCAGGTCGAGAAGCTCAACAGCATTGCCGGAGAGGTGAGGCAGGTCGCTACGGTCGATGCCGACCTGATCGACCTGGTCGGCATGCTGTTCGAGTACATGCTCAACGACGAGAATCTGCCCGATTCGGTGAAGGCGCTGTTGAGC encodes:
- the lptG gene encoding LPS export ABC transporter permease LptG translates to MSRLSCFNRYLFRQLTQTTLVVILVIAGLDLLFALLGEMEDLSENYHLSDALLFVAMTSPRQLYEVTPFCLLIGVLIGLGNLARQSELVVMGSAGVSNWGIAWSACRPVLLFMVATTLLGEWVAPAAEQAAQNWRAQLNGDGLGRAGEGTWLRDGPDFVYFSAITAQGDLLGVTRYQFDQERQLVRLSHAQRASYAEGRWQLDQVAATWLTAEQSQSEQLAQQAWPSTFTPALLQVLALKPDRLSAIELYRYAVHLDQQRLESAPHWLAFWKRLFQPAATLALVLIGISFVFGPLRELTMETRVFAGIAVGVVFHFAQNILGPASIVFQFSPIWAAALPPLLCLLFALRWLRRAG
- a CDS encoding RDD family protein → MPPSSYPPAGLLRRLGAMLYDTLLVVALLMCITAAYIFIALQLQGDTLAAGKVAARGALYQSILLISTFGFFAYFWTRHGQTLGMQAWRLRIQNSDGSTIRLPQAVLRFFGALFSLLCLGLGYGWMLVDRDRMTWHDRLSSSLVVQLPKPEKKRKKRGG
- a CDS encoding DUF1631 domain-containing protein — protein: MHFSQRQLIDQLRSEVISQVTSAVQRTFEQIEEKVFEKAEQARSNQEQAAVFDDLREIRFRWPMVTEHFLEGVSEQINRFARNQPLPPIGGRPAATGGGLSLVDEHVLNEEIIIGNMVQSANAQFHQSIHALNQRLALLSQGRKLEECDNPFGPERLGEACRGAVRLLNLSEEIRQLVLKSFGTEVLERLGRLYDRCNDLLIEADILPNLAFEVRRLHGTSGSSQRPSTEESAEASDSLQERVSQPSGFDARPTSPSELFAQVQSMLAQPVPLVPEPMAMMTGAAAHPAMDPALAYSTGGVPMPAVQFVSSAMAAVPGGGQSAAMAGAPPLMSAPSLRSMGSMRPDGVALVGDGASYTPHQLAQTVDQIQHHQYQSAAQVDHAQLLTVEAVKRQLLEQVEKLNSIAGEVRQVATVDADLIDLVGMLFEYMLNDENLPDSVKALLSHLHTPFLKVALLDRQFFTRSSHPARRLLNAMAKAGGHWLIDDDQEHGVFAKMRSIVDRILLEYTLEIELFDEVLADFNQFIEKLEKRADLAEKRAMETLQGQEKLRTARNRAVQEVMSRTEGHDLPEAVTRFLEQPWVDILVFTLLRKGTESASWHNTLKVVDDVIWSVTPKVSEEEKSALRRQLPELNEAIQQGFVLLGGYQGEAKQLLRELAAAQSRALEARAEQVAVQQPVAEKPPGQRNRVRAAEASSTGNLSPELQQAIAELRKVPFGTWFEFTINAQGDKKRGKLSWFSPLTSRYMFVDQNGKQVGVRSLISLANSLLSGDAKVIRQAEEPLIDRAMSTIHDLLSRRLRRRAGAV